A window of the Arenibacter algicola genome harbors these coding sequences:
- a CDS encoding Gfo/Idh/MocA family protein, protein MLNVGVLGAGHLGKIHLRLLNESQKYNLVGFYDPDVINGKKVAAEFGYTFFDNINKLIDAVDVVDIVTPTLSHFDCAKKAMEKGKHVFIEKPITNTLQEAEELLLLEKKHQVKGQVGHVERFNPAFMAVKENINNPMFIETHRLAEFNPRGTDVPVVLDLMIHDIDAILSVVKSEVKQINASGVSVISNSPDIANARIEFENGCVANLTASRISLKNMRKSRFFQKDAYIAVDFLEKKVEVVKMKDAPEKPGDFDMILQNAEGVKKQIYFENPDIASNNAILDELETFADAINNNTIPVVSLEQGTRALRVALEVIASFQKK, encoded by the coding sequence ATGCTTAATGTTGGCGTCCTAGGAGCAGGACATTTAGGGAAAATTCACCTTAGATTACTGAATGAGTCCCAAAAATATAATTTGGTCGGATTTTACGATCCCGATGTCATCAACGGTAAAAAGGTAGCGGCAGAATTCGGCTATACTTTTTTCGACAATATAAACAAACTAATAGATGCCGTAGATGTGGTGGATATAGTTACCCCTACGCTTTCCCATTTTGATTGTGCCAAAAAGGCAATGGAAAAAGGAAAACATGTTTTCATTGAAAAGCCCATTACCAATACCCTTCAAGAAGCTGAAGAATTGTTGCTATTGGAAAAAAAGCACCAGGTAAAGGGACAGGTAGGCCATGTGGAAAGATTTAATCCCGCATTTATGGCCGTTAAGGAAAACATTAATAATCCCATGTTCATTGAGACCCATAGACTGGCAGAATTTAATCCAAGGGGAACCGATGTACCCGTTGTTTTGGATTTGATGATCCATGATATTGATGCCATCCTTAGCGTAGTAAAGTCGGAGGTCAAACAAATCAATGCCAGTGGGGTTTCGGTTATAAGCAACTCACCGGATATTGCCAATGCCAGAATAGAGTTTGAAAACGGCTGCGTGGCCAACCTGACGGCAAGTAGAATTTCCCTAAAAAACATGCGCAAGTCGCGCTTTTTCCAAAAAGATGCCTATATCGCGGTGGATTTTTTAGAGAAAAAAGTGGAAGTAGTAAAAATGAAGGACGCCCCAGAAAAACCGGGTGACTTTGATATGATCCTACAAAATGCCGAAGGAGTAAAAAAACAGATCTATTTTGAAAATCCCGATATAGCCTCAAATAATGCTATTCTGGACGAGTTGGAGACTTTTGCAGATGCCATAAACAACAATACCATCCCCGTGGTCTCCTTGGAACAAGGAACCCGGGCTTTAAGGGTTGCGCTAGAAGTAATTGCATCATTCCAAAAGAAATAG
- the ytxJ gene encoding bacillithiol system redox-active protein YtxJ: MGILKGLFGKGNNSEKEKKEAKVVPWAPLASVEQLEVIKERSNVRPQVIFKHSTTCGISRMVMNRFNEGYDISNNSLDLHYLDLHQYRSVSNETSNVFGVVHESPQLLVIKNGTVVAHESHGAITQLDLKKYI; encoded by the coding sequence ATGGGGATTCTAAAAGGGCTTTTTGGAAAGGGAAATAATAGCGAAAAGGAAAAAAAAGAAGCGAAGGTTGTGCCATGGGCGCCATTGGCATCCGTAGAGCAGCTGGAGGTAATTAAGGAAAGGTCCAATGTAAGGCCTCAGGTAATATTCAAGCATTCCACCACCTGTGGTATAAGTAGAATGGTTATGAATCGGTTTAATGAGGGGTATGATATATCCAATAATAGTTTAGATCTTCATTACCTGGATCTGCACCAATATCGTTCTGTTTCCAATGAAACCAGCAATGTGTTTGGAGTTGTTCACGAGTCGCCACAGTTACTCGTAATTAAAAACGGAACCGTAGTAGCACATGAATCCCATGGGGCAATTACTCAACTGGATTTAAAAAAATACATTTAA
- a CDS encoding TetR/AcrR family transcriptional regulator, with the protein MSTKAERTTAYIIETVAPIFNKLGYVGTSMSDLTEATGLTKGAIYGNFENKDSLALAAFEYNSKKLLSEIDDKLNSSGTSLEKLFVLTNFYRHYDTFIEELGGCPILNIGIDANHNNSQLLAATRETIKTIEGKIALCLENGLNNNELRLPVTPLQFSKQLFTMIQGAVAMATITGDRKYLLNTVTYLDQLIVREIKK; encoded by the coding sequence ATGTCTACAAAAGCCGAGAGAACAACCGCCTATATCATTGAAACTGTTGCGCCAATTTTCAATAAGCTTGGATATGTTGGAACTAGCATGAGCGACCTTACAGAAGCTACAGGCTTGACCAAAGGTGCCATATACGGTAATTTCGAAAACAAGGATTCCTTGGCACTGGCGGCTTTTGAATATAACAGCAAAAAACTACTGTCTGAAATAGATGATAAATTAAATTCGAGCGGGACTTCCCTAGAGAAGCTTTTTGTGCTTACCAATTTCTATAGGCACTACGATACTTTTATAGAGGAATTGGGAGGTTGCCCAATTTTAAATATTGGGATAGATGCCAATCACAATAATTCCCAACTGCTGGCCGCAACCAGGGAAACCATAAAAACTATAGAGGGGAAAATTGCCTTGTGTCTGGAAAATGGACTTAACAACAATGAACTTAGACTACCCGTAACACCACTTCAGTTTTCTAAACAACTTTTTACAATGATACAAGGAGCGGTGGCCATGGCCACTATAACAGGCGATAGAAAGTACTTACTGAATACGGTAACCTACTTGGACCAATTAATTGTCCGTGAAATAAAAAAGTAA
- a CDS encoding DUF6503 family protein: MKVVYLLTLVFLIVSCKEKAPTRLSAQEIVDKAISVSGGEQYRTNDVFYKFRDYQYASEWEDGKRILKRIRLTDSTKVVDVRGNRGFSRFVNDSLVPLKDSIANLYANSVNSVHYFAYLPYGLNDPAVNKELLGIVTVKDKEYYKVKVTFDQKGGGKDFEDIYLYWFNKETFKPDYLAYKFYVDGGGIRFRVAYNERYLGGIRFVDYENYEATLRDSEFYDVDVFYERNKLKLLSKIELEDISVEPFN, from the coding sequence ATGAAAGTAGTATACCTTTTAACTCTTGTTTTTCTGATAGTTTCGTGCAAGGAGAAAGCGCCCACCCGTCTTTCTGCCCAAGAAATAGTGGATAAGGCCATTTCTGTCAGTGGAGGGGAACAATATAGAACCAATGATGTATTCTATAAATTCAGGGATTATCAATATGCCTCTGAATGGGAAGATGGAAAAAGAATTTTAAAGCGGATTAGATTGACCGACTCCACTAAGGTAGTAGATGTAAGAGGTAACCGAGGGTTTAGTCGATTCGTTAACGATAGCCTTGTGCCATTGAAGGATTCCATTGCCAATTTGTATGCAAATTCTGTGAACTCCGTGCATTACTTTGCATACCTGCCATACGGGTTGAACGATCCTGCAGTCAATAAGGAGTTATTGGGGATTGTTACGGTAAAGGATAAGGAATATTATAAGGTGAAGGTAACTTTTGATCAGAAAGGCGGAGGAAAGGATTTTGAGGATATTTATCTGTACTGGTTTAATAAGGAGACCTTTAAGCCCGATTACCTAGCGTACAAGTTTTATGTGGATGGGGGAGGGATACGCTTTAGGGTAGCATACAATGAGCGTTACCTTGGAGGTATCCGTTTTGTAGATTATGAAAATTATGAGGCCACTCTAAGGGATAGCGAATTCTATGATGTGGATGTTTTTTATGAAAGAAACAAATTGAAATTATTGTCAAAAATAGAGTTGGAAGATATTTCGGTGGAACCTTTCAACTAG
- the smpB gene encoding SsrA-binding protein SmpB — MQKKVNIKNKRARFDYELLDTYTAGIVLSGTEIKSIRESKASISESFCEFNDLGELFVINMQVDEYSHGTHYNHKPKAERKLLLNRGELKKLEKEVKNSGLTIIPLNLFLNDRGLAKINIALARGKKLYDKRETIKDRDNKKNLDRIKKSFNN, encoded by the coding sequence ATGCAGAAAAAAGTAAATATAAAGAACAAAAGGGCACGATTCGATTACGAGTTATTGGATACCTATACGGCCGGTATAGTTCTGTCTGGAACCGAGATTAAATCTATTAGGGAAAGTAAGGCTTCCATCTCGGAGAGCTTTTGTGAATTTAATGATCTTGGAGAGTTGTTTGTTATTAATATGCAGGTAGATGAGTATTCCCATGGAACTCATTACAATCACAAACCCAAAGCAGAGCGAAAACTTCTGCTCAACCGTGGTGAACTGAAAAAACTAGAAAAAGAGGTAAAAAATTCAGGTCTAACCATAATACCCTTAAATCTTTTTTTGAACGATAGGGGCTTGGCCAAGATAAACATCGCATTGGCCAGGGGTAAAAAGCTATATGATAAGCGCGAGACTATCAAGGATCGAGACAACAAGAAAAACCTGGATAGGATCAAGAAAAGCTTCAACAATTAG
- a CDS encoding YggS family pyridoxal phosphate-dependent enzyme: MSIKDNLKTIKDSLPSHVQLVAVSKTKPVADIEEAYAAGQRVFGENKIQEMTEKQQVLPKDIEWHMIGHIQRNKVKYMAEYVALIHGVDSLKLLREINKQAKKHNRVIPCLLQIHIAEEDTKFGFDENDLSELIASNEIKQLVNIKIVGLMGMATFTDNTQQIRKEFKHLKTLFEKTKVTFPDLSQLSMGMSGDYNIAIEEGSSMIRVGSSIFGSRN; encoded by the coding sequence ATGTCCATTAAAGATAATTTAAAAACAATCAAGGATTCGCTTCCTTCACATGTTCAACTCGTTGCGGTTTCCAAGACCAAGCCGGTAGCCGATATCGAAGAAGCCTACGCTGCCGGACAAAGGGTTTTTGGTGAAAATAAAATCCAGGAAATGACAGAGAAGCAGCAAGTGCTTCCCAAGGATATTGAGTGGCACATGATAGGCCATATACAACGCAACAAGGTAAAGTATATGGCAGAATATGTGGCCCTGATCCATGGAGTGGACAGCCTAAAACTATTGCGGGAAATAAATAAACAAGCCAAGAAACATAACAGGGTTATTCCCTGTCTTCTGCAAATCCACATTGCCGAGGAGGACACCAAGTTTGGTTTTGACGAGAATGACCTTAGCGAATTGATCGCTTCAAATGAAATTAAACAACTTGTTAACATAAAGATAGTTGGACTAATGGGAATGGCCACATTTACGGATAATACCCAGCAAATAAGGAAGGAATTTAAGCATCTCAAAACCTTGTTTGAAAAAACCAAAGTAACGTTCCCCGATCTTTCGCAATTATCCATGGGCATGAGCGGCGATTATAATATTGCCATAGAGGAAGGCAGTAGCATGATACGAGTAGGCAGTAGCATTTTTGGATCCAGAAATTAG
- a CDS encoding 3-hydroxybutyryl-CoA dehydrogenase, which translates to MKNIAVIGAGTMGNGIAHVIAQNGYKTNLVDISQEALDKGLLTIAKNLDRMVAKELITENDKKSTLGNITPFTKLADGVKKVDLVIEAATENTALKLKIFKELDAICEPTAILATNTSSISITQIAAATKRADKVIGMHFMNPVPIMQLVEIIRGYSTSNEVTRTIMDLSSKLGKTPTEVNDYPGFVANRILMPMINEAIETLFHKVAGVREIDTVMKLGMAHPMGPLQLADFIGLDVCLSILNVMYDGFKNPKYAPCPLLVNMVTAGKLGVKSGEGFYDYSESRKAEKVSKQFN; encoded by the coding sequence ATGAAAAACATCGCAGTCATAGGAGCCGGAACAATGGGTAATGGCATTGCCCATGTAATTGCTCAAAATGGATATAAAACCAATCTTGTAGATATTTCACAGGAAGCCCTGGACAAGGGTCTGTTAACAATAGCTAAAAATCTTGACAGAATGGTGGCCAAGGAACTTATCACAGAAAATGATAAGAAATCCACTTTGGGAAACATAACTCCCTTCACCAAACTTGCGGACGGGGTTAAGAAGGTAGACTTGGTAATAGAGGCTGCCACCGAAAATACGGCCCTTAAATTAAAAATCTTTAAAGAATTGGATGCCATCTGCGAACCCACTGCCATTTTGGCTACCAACACCTCCTCCATTTCCATTACCCAGATTGCAGCAGCCACCAAAAGAGCGGACAAGGTTATTGGAATGCACTTTATGAATCCCGTACCCATTATGCAATTGGTAGAGATAATAAGGGGCTATAGCACCTCCAATGAGGTCACAAGAACCATTATGGATCTGTCCTCGAAACTTGGAAAAACACCAACGGAAGTCAATGACTATCCTGGTTTTGTTGCCAACCGAATTTTAATGCCCATGATCAATGAAGCTATAGAGACCCTGTTCCATAAAGTTGCAGGGGTTAGGGAGATCGACACGGTTATGAAATTAGGAATGGCCCACCCAATGGGTCCGTTACAGCTTGCGGATTTTATTGGCCTTGATGTTTGTTTGTCCATTTTAAATGTAATGTATGACGGCTTCAAAAACCCAAAATATGCCCCCTGCCCCTTATTGGTAAACATGGTAACCGCCGGAAAATTAGGTGTTAAATCGGGAGAAGGTTTTTATGATTATTCGGAATCCCGTAAGGCCGAAAAAGTTTCCAAACAATTTAATTAA
- the clpB gene encoding ATP-dependent chaperone ClpB encodes MNFNNFTIKSQEAIQHAQQMAQGLGHQQIENEHIFKAISEVEENVLPFILKKLNVNTTLLNQILEKELESFPKVSGGEIMLSREANKTLTEASIIAKKMEDEYVSIEHLLLAIFKSKSKIAQILKDQGVSEKDFKTAINELRKGGKVTSQSAEDTYNSLNKYARNLNELADSGKLDPVIGRDEEIRRVLQILSRRTKNNPMLVGEPGVGKTAIAEGLAHRIVQGDIPENLKDKTIYSLDMGALIAGAKYKGEFEERLKAVIKEVTSSDGNIVLFIDEIHTLVGAGGGQGAMDAANILKPALARGELRAIGATTLDEYQKYFEKDKALERRFQKVIVDEPDTESAISILRGIKEKYEAHHKVRIKDEAVIAAVELSQRYITNRFLPDKAIDLMDEAASKLRMEINSKPEELDVLDRKIMQLEIEIEAIKRENDTSKLKALNVDLANLKEDRNEIFAKWESEKTVVDDIQKTKNDIENFKLEAERAERNGDYGKVAEIRYGKIKEAQERLEKLESELEEQQLGETLIKEEVTNEDIAEVVAKWTGIPVTKMLQSEREKLLKLEDVLHKRVVGQEEAIQAVSDAIRRSRAGLQDSKRPIGSFLFLGTTGVGKTELAKTLAAYLFDDENAMTRIDMSEYQERHSVSRLVGAPPGYVGYDEGGQLTEAVRRRPYSVVLLDEIEKAHPDTFNVLLQVLDEGRLTDNKGRVADFKNTIIIMTSNMGSHIIQEKFEDNKDIYSATEAARVEVLGLLRKTIRPEFLNRIDDIIMFTPLSKVDIKKIVVLQLDQLKKLVAKQQITIDATEEAIDYLANKGYDPQYGARPIKRVIQKEVLNNISKELLSGKIHPGGIILIDSFDDQLVFRNESELAK; translated from the coding sequence ATGAATTTTAATAACTTCACTATAAAATCGCAGGAAGCCATACAACATGCGCAGCAAATGGCGCAAGGTTTGGGCCATCAACAAATAGAGAACGAACATATTTTTAAGGCAATTTCCGAGGTTGAGGAAAATGTACTTCCCTTTATCCTTAAGAAACTGAACGTTAACACCACCTTATTGAACCAAATTTTGGAAAAAGAACTGGAAAGTTTCCCCAAAGTATCGGGCGGAGAAATTATGCTTTCCAGGGAGGCCAATAAGACATTGACCGAAGCTAGTATTATTGCAAAAAAAATGGAAGATGAATATGTCTCCATTGAACATTTGCTATTGGCAATTTTCAAATCTAAGAGCAAAATAGCACAAATACTAAAGGATCAAGGGGTTTCGGAAAAAGATTTCAAGACAGCCATAAATGAATTGAGAAAGGGTGGCAAAGTTACTTCCCAGAGTGCGGAGGACACCTATAATTCCTTGAACAAGTATGCCAGAAACCTCAATGAGTTGGCAGACAGTGGAAAATTGGACCCTGTAATAGGAAGGGATGAGGAAATTAGAAGGGTTTTACAGATCTTGTCGCGTAGAACGAAAAACAACCCAATGCTGGTAGGAGAGCCTGGTGTAGGTAAAACCGCTATTGCAGAAGGCTTGGCCCATAGAATTGTACAGGGCGACATTCCTGAAAACCTAAAGGATAAAACAATCTATTCATTGGACATGGGCGCCCTTATTGCAGGTGCCAAATACAAAGGGGAATTTGAAGAGCGTTTAAAAGCGGTTATCAAGGAAGTAACCTCTTCGGACGGTAACATTGTTCTCTTTATTGATGAAATACACACTCTTGTTGGTGCCGGAGGGGGACAGGGCGCAATGGATGCAGCCAACATACTTAAACCTGCACTGGCCCGTGGGGAACTGCGAGCCATTGGCGCAACCACCCTGGATGAATATCAAAAATATTTTGAAAAGGACAAAGCCTTGGAACGAAGGTTTCAGAAAGTAATCGTGGATGAACCCGATACCGAAAGCGCAATATCCATTCTGAGGGGAATAAAAGAAAAGTATGAAGCACACCACAAGGTTAGAATAAAGGATGAGGCCGTAATTGCAGCCGTTGAATTATCGCAACGTTACATTACGAATAGATTTTTGCCGGACAAGGCAATCGATCTAATGGATGAAGCCGCTTCCAAACTTAGGATGGAAATAAATTCCAAACCAGAGGAACTCGATGTTTTGGATCGAAAAATAATGCAGCTGGAGATAGAAATTGAAGCCATTAAGCGAGAGAACGACACTTCAAAACTCAAGGCCTTGAATGTGGACCTTGCCAATTTGAAGGAGGACAGAAATGAAATATTTGCCAAATGGGAGAGCGAAAAAACTGTTGTGGACGATATCCAAAAAACAAAGAACGATATCGAAAACTTTAAGTTGGAAGCTGAAAGGGCCGAACGTAATGGGGATTACGGAAAAGTGGCCGAAATAAGGTACGGCAAAATCAAGGAAGCCCAAGAGCGATTGGAAAAACTGGAAAGCGAACTGGAAGAACAGCAACTTGGGGAAACCTTGATCAAGGAAGAGGTCACCAATGAGGATATAGCTGAAGTGGTAGCCAAATGGACAGGCATCCCCGTTACCAAAATGCTTCAAAGCGAAAGGGAAAAGCTCTTAAAATTGGAAGATGTGCTCCACAAAAGAGTGGTGGGTCAGGAAGAAGCTATTCAGGCTGTTTCCGATGCCATTCGAAGGAGTAGGGCCGGATTGCAGGACAGCAAAAGGCCAATTGGCTCCTTCCTGTTCCTAGGAACTACGGGGGTTGGTAAGACAGAATTGGCAAAAACCCTGGCGGCTTACCTATTTGATGACGAAAATGCCATGACCAGAATTGATATGAGCGAATATCAAGAGCGTCATTCGGTAAGTAGATTGGTAGGTGCACCTCCGGGATACGTTGGCTATGATGAAGGTGGCCAATTAACCGAGGCTGTACGTAGAAGACCCTATTCCGTGGTATTACTGGATGAGATTGAAAAAGCGCATCCGGACACCTTTAATGTTCTTTTACAAGTATTGGATGAAGGTAGGCTTACGGACAACAAAGGTCGTGTAGCAGATTTTAAAAATACCATTATCATAATGACCAGTAATATGGGAAGCCATATTATTCAGGAAAAGTTTGAGGACAACAAGGACATCTATAGCGCCACAGAGGCCGCAAGGGTGGAAGTATTGGGTCTGTTGCGAAAAACCATAAGACCTGAGTTCCTAAACCGTATAGACGACATTATCATGTTTACCCCTTTAAGCAAAGTGGACATTAAAAAGATAGTGGTACTACAACTGGATCAGTTGAAAAAATTGGTTGCCAAACAACAAATTACTATAGACGCAACCGAAGAGGCAATAGATTACTTGGCCAACAAAGGCTACGATCCGCAATATGGCGCTAGACCCATTAAAAGGGTAATTCAGAAAGAAGTATTGAACAATATTTCCAAAGAATTGTTAAGTGGTAAAATTCACCCAGGTGGAATTATCCTTATAGACTCGTTTGACGATCAGCTCGTATTCCGAAATGAGAGTGAACTGGCGAAATAA
- a CDS encoding PorP/SprF family type IX secretion system membrane protein — MDKKYAIYAILFAVLFSHAQEVALPTDLRQHNLTEFNASLFNPVFSLDRNNPESIAWWSRYQWQTIDGDPTSIFLNYSRKINTQSSIGVGFVQNNTGVFLNTGGVLNYAYAFDFGSNMQLSVGLNVFGYNSEIADDRYNPNPEILLPQLELSKNAFIMQFAPGVRFSVDGFSVGFTAENLFDYNFSTNKSASASDEKIYMAMIDYRLPLTLFSGADNAYLLPMLYVKSVPYGDTQVGLNALLSSNKFWLQGGFNSFYGISGGLGGRFFKHISLGALIEYGLDAEIKDQDPSFEIIAAYTLSSPDARKKVVGFEEDEVPVELEKTEDVIPLEDGDRIAEEEKMQKELSKAEALAQKNALKKEKKQKRVRGRKKKALAEELRVAQELAEAKRLKEEQEAAALAKAIQMKEQKRLDSIKAIELALAKKIQDDLDMIADRKKAGKAVTQGHYEEVEKLQGQKAGFYLIGNVYGTSRYRDIFVESLKKKGIDAKYFYLEKTKWDYVYLERFDTLSEAEAARDNKFNGKYAEKTWIFRIIGE; from the coding sequence ATGGATAAAAAGTACGCTATTTATGCTATTTTGTTTGCGGTATTGTTTTCGCATGCCCAAGAAGTTGCGCTTCCAACCGACTTAAGGCAGCATAATTTAACCGAATTCAATGCCAGTTTGTTCAATCCGGTTTTTTCACTGGACAGGAACAATCCGGAGTCTATTGCCTGGTGGTCCAGATATCAATGGCAGACCATAGATGGCGACCCTACTTCCATTTTCTTAAATTATTCCAGAAAAATAAATACTCAGTCCTCTATAGGCGTCGGTTTTGTGCAGAATAATACAGGGGTGTTTTTAAATACCGGTGGAGTGCTAAACTATGCATACGCCTTCGATTTTGGGAGTAATATGCAACTATCGGTTGGTTTGAACGTTTTTGGTTATAATAGTGAAATTGCTGACGATAGGTATAATCCAAATCCTGAAATTTTACTGCCCCAATTGGAATTATCCAAAAATGCATTTATTATGCAATTTGCACCTGGAGTTAGATTTTCTGTCGATGGATTCAGTGTTGGTTTTACTGCAGAAAATTTGTTCGATTATAATTTTTCCACTAATAAGAGTGCTTCGGCATCCGATGAAAAGATTTATATGGCTATGATCGACTATCGATTGCCCCTAACGCTTTTCAGTGGGGCGGACAATGCCTATCTGCTTCCTATGCTCTATGTAAAATCTGTGCCCTATGGGGATACCCAAGTAGGACTTAATGCATTATTGTCATCAAATAAATTTTGGTTGCAAGGTGGCTTCAATAGTTTCTACGGTATATCGGGTGGATTGGGCGGTAGATTTTTTAAGCATATATCATTGGGAGCCCTTATAGAATATGGTTTGGATGCCGAAATCAAAGATCAGGATCCCTCATTTGAGATAATTGCGGCTTATACGCTAAGTAGTCCTGATGCACGCAAAAAGGTAGTAGGTTTTGAGGAGGATGAGGTGCCGGTGGAACTTGAGAAAACTGAGGATGTTATTCCATTGGAAGATGGGGATCGTATTGCAGAGGAAGAGAAAATGCAAAAAGAGCTTAGCAAGGCTGAGGCTTTGGCCCAGAAAAATGCACTTAAAAAAGAGAAAAAACAAAAGCGTGTAAGAGGCAGGAAAAAGAAAGCGCTTGCAGAAGAATTAAGAGTGGCACAAGAATTGGCTGAGGCAAAAAGGTTGAAAGAAGAACAGGAGGCCGCGGCATTGGCCAAGGCTATCCAGATGAAGGAGCAAAAAAGATTGGATTCCATAAAAGCTATAGAATTGGCATTGGCTAAGAAAATCCAGGATGACCTAGATATGATTGCAGACAGGAAGAAGGCCGGCAAGGCTGTAACACAGGGCCATTACGAGGAAGTGGAAAAACTGCAAGGCCAGAAGGCCGGATTTTATCTTATAGGCAATGTTTATGGTACTTCTAGATATCGTGATATTTTTGTGGAAAGCCTTAAGAAGAAAGGTATTGACGCTAAGTACTTCTATTTGGAAAAGACCAAGTGGGACTATGTATATTTGGAAAGATTTGATACCCTGAGTGAAGCTGAAGCGGCAAGGGATAATAAATTTAATGGTAAATATGCCGAAAAAACTTGGATATTTAGGATAATAGGGGAGTAG
- a CDS encoding SixA phosphatase family protein gives MKHINLLLILSLTIGVMSCKEDPKLPMENAEDSISTYYFIRHAEKDRSDPENIDPELNQDGLGRAIRWAEVFDPVALDAIYITDFERTAMTAAPTSVKKEITPQYYDPKAIIIEEFKRLNLGKNVLIVGHSNTTPEFVNLMLGEEKYEHMDDYDNSSLFIVRIINGKATDIRLKMD, from the coding sequence ATGAAACATATAAATCTGCTATTGATTCTTTCCTTAACCATCGGTGTTATGTCCTGTAAGGAAGATCCGAAGTTACCCATGGAAAATGCAGAAGATTCTATTTCCACTTATTATTTCATAAGACATGCAGAAAAGGATCGCAGCGATCCTGAAAACATAGATCCTGAATTAAATCAGGACGGGTTGGGAAGAGCCATACGTTGGGCCGAAGTTTTTGATCCCGTTGCCCTTGATGCCATTTACATCACAGATTTTGAAAGAACTGCGATGACCGCAGCTCCTACGTCGGTAAAAAAAGAAATTACCCCCCAATATTACGACCCCAAGGCAATTATTATCGAAGAATTCAAAAGATTAAATCTAGGTAAAAACGTTCTTATTGTCGGCCATAGCAATACCACTCCGGAATTTGTCAATCTCATGTTGGGAGAAGAAAAATATGAACATATGGACGATTATGACAATAGTAGCCTATTTATTGTACGGATCATAAATGGAAAAGCCACCGATATTAGATTAAAAATGGACTAG
- a CDS encoding protein-L-isoaspartate(D-aspartate) O-methyltransferase produces the protein MKDTLKHRGMRNKLADILSEKGIVDNSVLEAIRAVPRHLFLDSSFEDHAYQDKAFPIGADQTISQPYTVAFQSELLQVEPNHKILEIGTGSGYQTAVLLKLKARVYTIERQLELFKKTNLFFKKMGYRPKKVIFGDGYKGLPEEAPFDSIIVTAGAPFVPNPLLAQLKVGGRLVIPVGTDEQVMTLFVRKSAKEFEKKELGSFRFVPLLEDKN, from the coding sequence TTGAAAGATACATTAAAACATAGGGGAATGCGCAACAAGTTGGCGGACATTCTTTCTGAGAAAGGGATTGTGGACAATTCTGTTCTAGAGGCTATCCGGGCCGTTCCAAGACACTTATTTCTGGATAGCAGTTTTGAGGATCACGCATACCAGGACAAGGCTTTTCCTATTGGTGCGGACCAAACCATTTCCCAACCTTACACAGTGGCCTTTCAGTCCGAGCTTTTGCAGGTAGAGCCCAACCATAAGATCTTGGAAATAGGAACGGGAAGTGGGTATCAAACCGCGGTATTATTAAAATTAAAGGCAAGGGTATATACTATAGAGCGTCAGTTGGAACTATTTAAAAAGACCAATCTCTTTTTTAAAAAAATGGGTTATAGACCCAAAAAAGTCATATTTGGGGATGGATATAAAGGATTGCCGGAAGAGGCTCCATTTGACAGTATTATAGTAACCGCTGGGGCGCCTTTTGTGCCAAATCCTTTACTGGCCCAACTCAAGGTTGGGGGGAGATTGGTAATACCGGTAGGGACAGACGAGCAAGTCATGACACTTTTTGTACGTAAATCTGCCAAAGAATTTGAGAAGAAGGAATTGGGGTCCTTTAGATTTGTGCCTTTATTGGAGGATAAAAATTAA